Proteins from a genomic interval of Bradyrhizobium sp. CCGB01:
- a CDS encoding DEAD/DEAH box helicase, producing the protein MFDPDTVAVIAQAPPLEGLDLARLPQTFTEVYAEIVAARIQIRQAGTGQQLPESVRDSVLYMKRLASAEEAFVAVSPLREDRSAAAFVAGSAHHACMLAELVGSVESPRPSYLSLDSISPDVSAALLFLVAEASTDAAEIAKRIRPAENASLIEARLLNSISDLATGRLSSIINRPIPSVAAVGSADAGTVGTNALYLMILRGVYALAGEMLGESTDLLGASASQIFENAISLSKERIEGIGSPDGEASYNIFPGPHHLAKLLQAVARDFPASALVAVPPPDGILSSRWEDLTKQMAKQRPYVWRNHREAIAQGYLETGISAVVSFPTGGGKSKLAELKIAASLLRGVKVIFLVPTLALVDQTATALSKTFPQAQVQRELVEELIFSPGIVEPLPSISVLTPERCLAMLSFSRDVFEDVGLIVFDECHLLHPRNIDTSRRSIDAMLCFLNLSAIADTADILLLSAMMKNTHEIADWLHEITGRSCLALDIKWKPTRQVRGCVVYASEALNDLRAKLAETRRSVKNKSVPAALKRNLKALPFGFFCLRQTWVSKARNDYALLPLLREEVNLSTGNRHDGGWYLTPNGNQVSAAIGAATSATGLKTLIFAQTIPLCKSTCNAVNEAAGDKAIRLTETERSLYQAAEEEAGGAEHLYIRVSQNETLLDASACHHGLLIPPERHLHEELFRRADGISALVATSTLAQGMNLPSEVVIIAGDSRFDPDANRLEQLDAHELLNAAGRAGRAGEASQGLVLIVPSKVVDFQSKTNQIHSHWSDLQAIFSQSDQCLQIDDPFAALLDQVHAASEPISASAKYFLGRLPKGSGPDPDEPASHLIARSFAAFRARRSHDTQWIKSRTEAAIRLRNADPDITNTWIDEIAAASGIPARLLTGLVHHLIASAIARALPQTTAAWRTWLFTWLRNNPSSIPQLMRPESLEGMFGAPYKRLKNDDDRGIFALSVFELMLPAWMNGETLATLEKIAGTPIAKIGKCERAREFVLRIVPELSYLHGILAQLYTALFPTELVVPINLATLGTAVREGLDSPEKVALRQMRSRRPNRIAIHREYQGLAKLMPAAGLNETLSDVIVRVESAVSVRDVLG; encoded by the coding sequence GTGTTTGATCCGGATACAGTAGCGGTAATCGCGCAAGCCCCTCCCCTGGAAGGGCTCGACCTTGCGCGTCTCCCTCAGACATTCACTGAGGTATATGCCGAGATCGTTGCTGCTCGCATTCAAATCCGCCAAGCTGGCACGGGGCAACAACTGCCCGAGAGCGTCCGCGACTCTGTTCTTTACATGAAGCGGCTCGCCTCTGCGGAGGAAGCTTTTGTCGCTGTCTCCCCTTTGCGAGAGGATCGTTCGGCCGCTGCCTTCGTAGCTGGATCGGCCCATCATGCCTGTATGCTAGCAGAGCTAGTCGGCTCCGTCGAAAGCCCTCGGCCCAGCTATCTTTCGCTTGATTCCATCTCTCCTGATGTCTCCGCCGCACTGTTGTTCTTGGTTGCTGAGGCAAGCACAGATGCTGCCGAGATCGCCAAGCGCATTCGACCTGCGGAAAATGCAAGTCTCATCGAAGCGCGGCTTCTAAACTCCATTTCTGATCTAGCAACCGGACGTCTAAGCTCAATTATCAACCGACCGATACCATCCGTCGCAGCAGTTGGTTCCGCCGACGCCGGCACAGTAGGGACTAATGCTCTTTACCTCATGATTTTGAGAGGTGTGTACGCACTCGCTGGAGAGATGCTCGGCGAGTCAACGGATTTGCTCGGAGCAAGCGCCTCTCAGATATTCGAGAACGCAATCTCTCTTTCAAAAGAACGCATCGAAGGAATTGGCTCTCCCGACGGCGAGGCCTCCTACAACATTTTCCCCGGGCCTCACCATCTCGCCAAGCTACTGCAGGCCGTCGCGCGGGACTTTCCTGCCTCAGCGCTCGTGGCTGTTCCTCCGCCGGATGGAATCCTCTCGTCCCGGTGGGAGGATCTAACGAAGCAAATGGCGAAACAGCGACCATATGTTTGGCGCAACCATCGTGAAGCTATAGCCCAAGGCTATCTAGAAACGGGCATATCGGCGGTGGTCAGCTTTCCTACCGGCGGAGGGAAGTCGAAGCTGGCCGAGCTCAAGATAGCGGCGTCACTCTTGCGCGGTGTAAAAGTAATCTTCTTGGTACCAACACTCGCACTGGTGGACCAGACGGCTACAGCGCTGAGCAAGACCTTCCCCCAAGCTCAAGTTCAGCGCGAATTGGTGGAAGAATTGATCTTCTCACCGGGCATTGTCGAGCCACTTCCGAGCATCAGCGTCCTGACTCCGGAACGATGTCTTGCAATGCTCAGCTTCAGTCGGGATGTTTTCGAAGATGTTGGCCTCATCGTTTTCGACGAATGCCATCTACTTCATCCGCGCAACATCGACACGAGCCGTCGGAGCATTGATGCGATGCTCTGTTTTCTCAATCTGAGTGCGATTGCGGATACGGCCGACATTCTGCTTCTGTCAGCGATGATGAAGAATACGCACGAAATCGCGGATTGGCTGCATGAAATCACGGGCCGTTCCTGTTTAGCGTTAGACATAAAGTGGAAGCCCACTCGCCAAGTGCGCGGGTGCGTGGTTTACGCATCAGAAGCGTTGAATGACCTTCGTGCAAAGCTCGCAGAGACGAGAAGAAGCGTAAAAAACAAGAGCGTACCCGCCGCACTCAAGCGAAACCTCAAGGCGCTACCATTCGGCTTTTTCTGTCTGCGTCAAACGTGGGTATCCAAGGCGCGCAATGACTACGCGTTGCTCCCGCTTCTCCGGGAAGAAGTGAATTTATCCACCGGCAATCGCCATGATGGAGGTTGGTATCTTACCCCCAACGGGAACCAAGTCAGCGCGGCTATTGGCGCTGCAACAAGCGCCACGGGGCTTAAGACACTAATTTTTGCACAGACAATTCCCCTTTGCAAAAGCACCTGCAATGCAGTTAATGAAGCAGCAGGAGATAAGGCAATTCGCCTTACGGAGACGGAGCGGTCGCTCTATCAAGCTGCGGAGGAAGAGGCAGGAGGTGCGGAGCACCTTTATATACGTGTATCGCAAAACGAGACACTTCTCGATGCGAGCGCATGCCATCACGGGCTTCTCATTCCGCCCGAACGACACTTGCATGAGGAGCTATTTCGTCGCGCGGATGGAATTAGCGCGTTGGTTGCAACATCAACGCTCGCTCAGGGAATGAACCTGCCAAGTGAGGTGGTGATAATTGCCGGCGACAGTCGATTTGACCCAGATGCCAATCGACTTGAGCAGTTGGATGCGCATGAACTTCTGAATGCTGCGGGTAGAGCGGGTCGGGCTGGAGAAGCCTCTCAGGGGCTGGTCTTGATAGTTCCCAGCAAGGTCGTGGACTTTCAAAGCAAGACGAATCAGATTCATAGTCATTGGTCGGATTTGCAAGCCATCTTCTCTCAGAGCGATCAGTGCTTACAGATCGATGATCCTTTCGCTGCGCTCTTGGATCAAGTACATGCGGCGAGCGAGCCAATATCCGCTTCGGCAAAATACTTCCTTGGTCGTCTGCCGAAGGGATCCGGGCCCGATCCCGATGAGCCAGCGTCGCATCTCATCGCACGCTCATTCGCGGCATTTCGTGCGCGGCGCAGCCATGACACGCAATGGATTAAGAGTCGTACAGAGGCCGCGATCCGCTTGCGCAATGCCGATCCCGACATCACAAATACTTGGATCGATGAGATTGCTGCTGCTTCTGGCATACCGGCTCGACTTTTGACGGGCCTAGTCCATCACCTAATCGCCAGCGCAATCGCGAGGGCATTGCCTCAAACGACCGCAGCTTGGAGAACATGGCTGTTCACGTGGCTACGGAATAACCCCAGCTCAATTCCGCAGTTGATGCGACCCGAGAGCCTTGAGGGAATGTTTGGAGCCCCCTACAAGCGCCTCAAAAATGACGATGACAGAGGCATTTTTGCCCTCTCGGTCTTTGAGCTAATGCTCCCCGCATGGATGAATGGTGAGACTCTAGCAACACTAGAGAAAATCGCAGGAACGCCAATCGCCAAGATCGGAAAGTGCGAGCGTGCTCGTGAGTTCGTATTACGTATAGTGCCTGAGCTTTCCTACCTTCACGGCATATTAGCCCAACTCTACACGGCCCTGTTCCCAACCGAGCTAGTCGTTCCGATAAACTTAG
- the rpmB gene encoding 50S ribosomal protein L28: MSRRCELTAKGPLVGHKVSHSNIKTKRRFLPNLVNVTFMSEALERNVRLRVSTNAVKSVDHNGGLDAFLLKAKADLLSPRALELKRAIQKKVGDAPVKKAS; this comes from the coding sequence ATGTCTCGCCGCTGCGAACTGACGGCCAAGGGCCCCCTCGTCGGCCACAAGGTCAGCCACTCCAACATCAAGACCAAGCGCCGCTTCCTGCCGAACCTCGTCAACGTGACGTTCATGAGCGAAGCCCTGGAGCGCAACGTGCGCCTGCGCGTCTCGACCAACGCGGTCAAGAGCGTCGACCACAATGGCGGCCTCGATGCCTTCCTGCTCAAGGCCAAGGCCGACTTGCTGTCGCCGCGCGCCCTCGAGCTGAAGCGAGCCATCCAGAAGAAGGTCGGCGACGCGCCGGTCAAGAAGGCCAGCTAA